A portion of the Apis mellifera strain DH4 linkage group LG6, Amel_HAv3.1, whole genome shotgun sequence genome contains these proteins:
- the LOC413900 gene encoding WD repeat-containing protein on Y chromosome isoform X1, whose translation MFYPEILPDRTTSFHRGSYLTVTKEGIINYWSLDLKYERSAKSVNPSLKVQQTLITDMIVMPDIQIVCTSSTEYDLRFYDTEAKKFDLRIMITGLENAVICMAYYFSKNIKEESHFVFGDMSGSVKIITFNPLDKGPFKHDPQRDTLFIRYDSVLKGDLKGTRVLEFKNVHTNWVKQVAYYGSLRSFISSSRCSSCSLLISDLTKARTQYRFKVNMGISCFTFCEEIQLLVTGGPDCIVRIWNPYVTRRPNSIFQGHRAGICALVVQDAGKRVYSLSKDRCIKVWDVLAQSCIQTYNGLPSELGEHTTMTVVYNTLNRKMIVAGAIIAIIVCDPKVDEAVSDGFTHTKSVSCVLYNHLYKVVVSTGLDSCIIIWDPWLGNRLFLVTHAHSRFLYGQFHDIEITAACFDESEQLLVTGARDGTLKIWHFNTGTCLRNMELETQCEVTSLVWLENRILCSSWNRQVVEFAISDAYIYKKNWGLIHTDDILCSAMWYPQVLATATFNGEIILWRLETGQPYRKYKVNEPMARFRIKYLQNDKTNEKNKSEEITKELISLQSQYETVSKHQESALNITRIVAVRSMIFLNARSVKPDVGTLLVSLDSGLIQVWTHHPAGGFLEAFSVIHTVRDCALALATDPENHFLVTGHCAGYIKVWYLANYLVSDPPEIDMIHLRLEFPFLWKDRILGRAKRAVRDQPLPLLLSSVRGHLKSITSVQIIPDARIIISASTDHSVRLWTFGGRYISTFGTFKPWSPILPMIPTYQYFKDYRLPPDIKKVASSTTLKVLEGGISEIIDTDPSKTAFKTDYIMINGQRLTISMMDKATLMLLIDYPILDTSLPYIPIYTHLRLRPLEIIQPPKLPALLQKPLK comes from the exons atgttttatccCGAAATATTACCt GACAGGACTACAAGTTTTCATAGAGGATCTTACTTGACCGTGACCAAGGaaggaattataaattattggtcgttagatttaaaatacgaACGTAGTGCAAAATCTGTAAATC caTCTTTGAAAGTTCAACAAACTTTAATAACTGATATGATAGTAATGCCTGATATACAAATAGTATGTACGAGTTCTACCGAATACGATTTAAGATTTTACGATACAGAGGCAAAAAAGTTTGATCTTCGAATAATG atAACAGGATTGGAAAATGCAGTTATTTGTATGGCTTATTACTTcagtaaaaatatcaaagaggAATCGCATTTTGTATTTGGAGATATGAGTGGatctgttaaaattataactttcaATCCATTAGACAAAGGACCGTTTAAACATGATCCTCAACGTGATACGTTATTCATTCGTTACGATTCTGTACTTAAG GGCGATTTGAAAGGAACCAgagttttagaatttaaaaatgttcataCAAATTGGGTGAAACAAGTAGCCTATTACGGAAGTTTAAGATCTTTTATATCTAGTAGTAGATGTAGTAGTTGTTCTTTGTTAATAAGCGATCTTACAAAGGCTAGAACTCAATATAGATTTAAAGTTAACATGGGTATATCTTGCTTCACTTTTTGCGAAG aaattcaattattagtaACTGGTGGACCAGATTGCATAGTTCGAATTTGGAACCCCTATGTAACAAGAAGACcaaattctatatttcaagGTCATCGCGCAGGTATTTGCGCCTTAGTTGTTCAAGACGCTGGTAAACGCGTGTATTCTCTATCAAAAGATAGATGTATCAAAGTGTGGGATGTATTAGCTCAATCTTGTATTCag acGTACAATGGTCTTCCTAGTGAATTAGGGGAACATACAACAATGACTGTAGtgtataatacattaaatcgTAAAATGATCGTTGCTGGTgcaataattgcaataattgttTGTGATCCTAAAGTGGATGAAGCAGTATCTGATGGCTTTACACATACAAAATCTGTCTCCtgtgttttatataatcatcttTACAAAGTG GTAGTTTCAACTGGATTAGAttcttgtataataatttgggATCCATGGCTTGGAAATCGCTTATTCTTAGTAACACATGCACATAGTAGATTTTTGTATGGCCAATTTCATGACATTGAAATTACTGCTGCATGTTTTGATGAATCTGAACAATTACTAGTAACAGGTGCTCGAGAtggaacattaaaaatatggcATTTTAATACTGGTACTTGTTTACGAAACATGGAACTTGAAACTCAATg tgAAGTAACAAGTTTAGTTTGGttggaaaatcgaattttgtGCAGTAGTTGGAACCGTCAAGTTGTAGAATTTGCAATTTCTGAtgcatatatctataaaaaaaattggggGCTAATTCATACTGATGATATTCTTTGTTCAGCTATGTGGTATCCTCAGGTATTGGCTACAGCAACTTTTAATGGAGAGATAATTCTTTGGAGATTAGAAACAGGCCAACCATATAGGAAATATAAAGTTAACGAACCAATGGCTCG atttagaataaaatatttacaaaatgataaaacaaatgaaaaaaataaatctgaagaaattacaaaagaacTCATTTCGTTACAAAG TCAATATGAAACAGTTTCTAAACACCAAGAATCTGCATTGAATATTACACGAATTGTTGCTGTTCGatctatgatatttttaaatgctcGATCAGTTAAACCTGATGTCGGAACATTATTGGTTTCTCTCGATTCCGGTTTAATACAAGTATGGACTCATCATCCGGCTGGAGGATTTTTAGAAGCATTTTCAGTTATTCATACTGTACGTGATTGTGCATTAGCTTTAGCAACTGATCctgaaaatcattttcttgtaacag gaCATTGTGCTGGGTATATTAAAGTTTGGTATCTTGCAAATTATTTGGTATCAGATCCTCCTGAGATAGATATGATTCATTTACGGTtagaatttccatttttatggAAAGATAGAATTTTGGGCAGAGCAAAAAGAGCTGTAAGAGATCAACCTTTGCCACTTTTACTTTCATCCGTACGTGgtcatttaaaatctattacatCTGTACAAATAATTCCAGATGCACGCATTATTATTag CGCTAGTACAGATCATTCTGTACGTTTGTGGACATTTGGCGGACGTTATATTTCAACTTTTGGAACATTTAAACCTTGGTCACCAATTTTACCAATGATTCCAACTTATCagtattttaaagattacagATTACCAccagatattaaaaaagttgcTAGTTCTACTacattaaaa
- the LOC413899 gene encoding tetratricopeptide repeat protein 8 isoform X1, with amino-acid sequence MELFKALSLFNRGKYEECTTICTDLLKKNPLDQTAWILKMRALTLQVYVDDIEGEEEGIAESLLDNYTISSMPRPGTSLKNPGTSFTGQYLRPKTQSGRPLTGIIRPATQSAISQSIEQTLRTPRVAMTARPITASSSRNVRLGTASMLTESGGPFIQLSRLNISKYANQPSIAKSLFEYIYYHEHDIRYALDLAVQATKACQYKDWWWKVQLGKCYYSLGMVRDAEQQFKSALRDFKTIEVILRLIRIYIKLDQPLAALDTCKKGLEYFNNDVNILTEMGRIFDGLNNMSMSLKYYKIIAQEDASHTEAIASIGIYHFYNDQPELALRYYRRLLQMGVYNAELFNNLGLCCFYAQQYDHVISCFERAITLSTDENIADIWYNISHIAITVGDIMMAEECLKLAIVNDNRHALAYNNLGVIQIRNGNITAARTYFHAAANIANFIYEPHFNSAYLAYEIGDLQTSYIAIKKSLNTYPNHYDSRTLLNKLERYFSHM; translated from the exons atggaattatttaaAGCTTTAAGCCTATTCAATAGaggaaaatatgaagaatGTACAACAATATGtacagatttattaaaaaaaaatcctcttgATCAG aCTGCATGGATCTTAAAAATGCGTGCCTTAACATTACAAGTATATGTAGATGATatagaaggagaagaagaaggaattgCTGAAagtttattagataattatacaatatcttCTATGCCTAGACCAGgaacatctttaaaaaatcctGGTACTTCTTTTACAGGACAATATCTTCGGCCCAAAACTCAATCag GTAGACCACTTACTGGTATTATACGACCAGCTACTCAATCTGCTATATCTCAATCAATTGAGCAAACTTTAAGAACACCCAGAGTTGCTATGACAGCTAGACCAATTACTGCAAGTTCTAGCCGTAATGTTAG atTAGGTACAGCATCCATGTTAACAGAATCAGGAGGACCATTTATACAACTATcacgtttaaatatttctaaatatgcTAATCAACCAAGTATTGCtaaatcattatttgaatatatatattatcatgaaCATGATATAAGATAT GCATTAGATTTAGCAGTACAAGCAACAAAAGCTTGTCAATATAAAGATTGGTGGTGGAAAGTACAACTTGgtaaatgttattatagtTTAGGAATGGTTAGAGATGCAGAACAACAATTTAAATCAGCACTCAgagattttaaaactattgaaGTGATCTTACGATTAATCAGAATATACATTAAACTTGATCAACCATTGGCAGCTTTAGATACATGTAAAAAGggtcttgaatattttaataatgatgtgAATATTCTTACGGAAATGGGACGGATATTTGatggattaaataatatgagtatgtcattaaaatattataaaataattgctcAAGAAGATGCTTCACATACAGAAGCAATAGCTAGTATcggaatatatcatttttataatgatcaaCCTGAATTAGCTTTGCGATATTAtag ACGATTATTACAAATGGGAGTATACAATgccgaattatttaataatcttgggCTATGTTGTTTTTATGCTCAGCAATATGATCATGTTATATCTTGTTTTGAAAGAGCAATTACTCTTTCAACTGATGAAAATATAGCAGATATATGGTATAATATTTCTCACATTGctatt acAGTAGGTGATATAATGATGGCGgaagaatgtttaaaattagctATTGTTAATGACAATAGGCATGCTTTAGCATATAATAATCTTGGAGTTATACAAAttagaaatggaaatataacAGCGGCAAGAACGTATTTTCATGCTGCTGCTAATATTGCTAACTTTATTTATGAGCCTCATTTTAATAGTGCTTATTTAGCTTATGag attggAGATCTTCAAACAAGTTACATTGCTATAAAGAAGTCTTTAAATACATATCCTAATCATTATGATAGTAGAACTCTTCTGAAcaaattagaaagatatttttcacatatgtga
- the LOC413899 gene encoding tetratricopeptide repeat protein 8 isoform X2, with the protein MRALTLQVYVDDIEGEEEGIAESLLDNYTISSMPRPGTSLKNPGTSFTGQYLRPKTQSGRPLTGIIRPATQSAISQSIEQTLRTPRVAMTARPITASSSRNVRLGTASMLTESGGPFIQLSRLNISKYANQPSIAKSLFEYIYYHEHDIRYALDLAVQATKACQYKDWWWKVQLGKCYYSLGMVRDAEQQFKSALRDFKTIEVILRLIRIYIKLDQPLAALDTCKKGLEYFNNDVNILTEMGRIFDGLNNMSMSLKYYKIIAQEDASHTEAIASIGIYHFYNDQPELALRYYRRLLQMGVYNAELFNNLGLCCFYAQQYDHVISCFERAITLSTDENIADIWYNISHIAITVGDIMMAEECLKLAIVNDNRHALAYNNLGVIQIRNGNITAARTYFHAAANIANFIYEPHFNSAYLAYEIGDLQTSYIAIKKSLNTYPNHYDSRTLLNKLERYFSHM; encoded by the exons ATGCGTGCCTTAACATTACAAGTATATGTAGATGATatagaaggagaagaagaaggaattgCTGAAagtttattagataattatacaatatcttCTATGCCTAGACCAGgaacatctttaaaaaatcctGGTACTTCTTTTACAGGACAATATCTTCGGCCCAAAACTCAATCag GTAGACCACTTACTGGTATTATACGACCAGCTACTCAATCTGCTATATCTCAATCAATTGAGCAAACTTTAAGAACACCCAGAGTTGCTATGACAGCTAGACCAATTACTGCAAGTTCTAGCCGTAATGTTAG atTAGGTACAGCATCCATGTTAACAGAATCAGGAGGACCATTTATACAACTATcacgtttaaatatttctaaatatgcTAATCAACCAAGTATTGCtaaatcattatttgaatatatatattatcatgaaCATGATATAAGATAT GCATTAGATTTAGCAGTACAAGCAACAAAAGCTTGTCAATATAAAGATTGGTGGTGGAAAGTACAACTTGgtaaatgttattatagtTTAGGAATGGTTAGAGATGCAGAACAACAATTTAAATCAGCACTCAgagattttaaaactattgaaGTGATCTTACGATTAATCAGAATATACATTAAACTTGATCAACCATTGGCAGCTTTAGATACATGTAAAAAGggtcttgaatattttaataatgatgtgAATATTCTTACGGAAATGGGACGGATATTTGatggattaaataatatgagtatgtcattaaaatattataaaataattgctcAAGAAGATGCTTCACATACAGAAGCAATAGCTAGTATcggaatatatcatttttataatgatcaaCCTGAATTAGCTTTGCGATATTAtag ACGATTATTACAAATGGGAGTATACAATgccgaattatttaataatcttgggCTATGTTGTTTTTATGCTCAGCAATATGATCATGTTATATCTTGTTTTGAAAGAGCAATTACTCTTTCAACTGATGAAAATATAGCAGATATATGGTATAATATTTCTCACATTGctatt acAGTAGGTGATATAATGATGGCGgaagaatgtttaaaattagctATTGTTAATGACAATAGGCATGCTTTAGCATATAATAATCTTGGAGTTATACAAAttagaaatggaaatataacAGCGGCAAGAACGTATTTTCATGCTGCTGCTAATATTGCTAACTTTATTTATGAGCCTCATTTTAATAGTGCTTATTTAGCTTATGag attggAGATCTTCAAACAAGTTACATTGCTATAAAGAAGTCTTTAAATACATATCCTAATCATTATGATAGTAGAACTCTTCTGAAcaaattagaaagatatttttcacatatgtga
- the LOC413898 gene encoding protein YIPF6: protein MAATDDTKLDFKVTMEYADPQNIEGELTVGAKQKSNLGEPEFNTLDEPIRDTILRDVRAVGKKFYHVLYPKEKKSLLKEWDLWGPLVLCTFMAMILQGSSDTANNFNDGGPEFAEVFVIVWIGSMVVTLNCKLLGGNISFFQSICVLGYCLLPTAIALILCRIILITEQTTFLFILRFIITMIGFMWATYASMVFLGDSQPVGRKALAVYPIFLFYFVISWLVISHTT, encoded by the exons ATGGCAGCGACAGATGATACAAAACTCGat tttaaagtTACAATGGAATATGCTGATCCTCAGAATATTGAAGGTGAATTAACAGTAGGAGCCaaacaaaaatcaaatcttGGAGAACCTGAATTTAATACTTTAGATGAACCAATCAGAGATACAatt ctGAGGGATGTTCGGGCAGtgggtaaaaaattttatcatgttttatatcctaaagaaaaaaaaagcttatTGAAGGAat gGGATCTTTGGGGACCACTAGTATTATGTACATTTATGGCAAT gATATTGCAAGGTTCTTCTGATAcagcaaataattttaatgatggaGGACCAGAATTTGCAGAGGTTTTTGTAATTGTATGGATTGGTTCTATGGTTGTTactttaaattgcaaattattagGTGGCAATAt atCTTTCTTCCAAAGTATTTGTGTCTTAGGATATTGCTTGTTGCCTACTGCCATtgctttaattttatgtagaattatattaatcacagAGCAAACtactttcttatttattctaaGATTCATTATTACTATGATTGGATTTATGTGGGCAACATATG CATCAATGGTATTTCTTGGTGACAGTCAACCAGTAGGAAGGAAAGCTTTAGCTgtatatccaatatttttattttattttgtaatttcatgGTTAGTTATATCTCATActacgtaa
- the LOC107964653 gene encoding coiled-coil domain-containing protein 134 encodes MSILSLRCLYSNSFLFDNMPRVLIYIVVVSMLTYIAHAQDISPTIEKQQISKKPHNNSSQIKVYEELFKKSFEYQRKEHTEAIKRLQKIDNYERLYKMITILGEKMINVIEASKILIESGGFNPDNRSLPQNISIQNAISTTLENTAFFGDILLHFPHIVHRILKTQQKWNSIVNWSLNFTYRTKYLLDLETITKIHLASQELNVIKRKEGYFNPYWQSTNLEKENSGKIKKSKLAKKEKQKKIPQITKIEL; translated from the exons ATGAGTATTTTATCGTTACGTTGTTTATATTCAAAcagttttttattcgataatatgCCACGCGTTCTCATTTATATTGTAGTCGTGTCAATGTTGACATATATTGCACATGCGCAAGATATTTCTCCAACTATAGAAAAGCAACAAATTAGCAAGAAGCCGCATAATAATTCATCTCAAATTAAAGTATACGAAGAATTAT tcaaaaaatcatttgaatatCAACGCAAGGAACATACCGAAGCTATCAAACGTCttcaaaaaatagataattatgaaCGTTTGTACAAAATGATCACAATTCTCGGTGAAAAGATGATTAATGTAATCGAAGCAAGTAAAATACTAATCGAAAGTGGTGGTTTTAATCCAGATAATAGATCTTTGCCGCAAAATATTAGCATACAAAAtg caatatCTACTACATTAGAAAATACAGCATTTTTTGGAgatattcttcttcattttcctCATATTGTTCATCGTATACTTAAAACACAACAAAAATGGAATTCGATCGTAAATTGGTCTTTAAATTTCACATatcgaacgaaatatttattagatttggaAACAATTACTAAAATTCATTTAGCATCTCAAGAATTAAATGTGATAAAACGCAAAGAAGGATATTTTAATCCTTACTGGCAGTCTACTAAtcttgagaaagaaaatagcggaaaaataaaaaaaagtaaattagcaaaaaaagaaaaacagaaaaaaataccacaaataactaaaattgaattataa
- the LOC725813 gene encoding uncharacterized protein LOC725813 has translation MMSKKSQLLLYVIVSIIVSVCGQKNAKKDEERKDEEFKCPEGQGNGNFADPATCRRFYQCVDGYPYLNRCPSGLHFDDISKFCTFKNEARCGPIATTPAPITEPPIDLAEKCDPANCQLPYCFCSRDGTIIPGGLHPDETPQMIIMTFDGAINHNNFDHYQKIFATDRLNPNNCPLKGTFFISHEYCNYNMVQSLAHDGHEIATETISLQKGLEDKGYEEWVGEMIGMREILKHFSNISISEIVGMRAPYLKPGRNTQYKVVEDFGYIYDSSIGISPLKVPIWPYTLDYKIPHECKAGTCPTKSFPGVWELPLNAHYVESYEGGHCPYLDQCVLHNHDPEEVFEWLQEDFNRYYEQNRAPYMMPFHTNWFQIKELERGLSKFLDWAVTLPDVYFVTATQALTWITDPKPIKSLNNFEGWSCKRKENLPGPPCNNPNKCALDFKPTESNFTTTRYLETCRECPNKYPWLGDSKGTGLYNDNYNPEKK, from the exons ATGATGTCGAAAAAAAGTCAATTACTGCTGTACGTCATCGTGTCCATCATTGTTTCAG tttgtGGACAGAAAAATGCaaagaaagatgaagaaaggaaagatgaAGAGTTCAAATGTCCTGAAGGTCAAGGCAATGGTAATTTTGCAGACCCAGCAACATGTAGAAGATTTTATCAG TGCGTTGACGGGTACCCATATCTGAACAGGTGTCCATCAGGATTACATTTTGACGACATTAGTAAATTTTGcacttttaaaaatgaagCTCGTTGTGGACCTATTGCTacaa CTCCAGCACCTATCACCGAACCACCAATTGATTTAGCAGAAAAATGTGATCCTGCAAACTGTCAGTTACCTTATTGTTTTTGCTCGAGAGATGGTACAATAATTCCTGGTGGTCTTCATCCAGATGAa acaccacaaatgataataatgacatTTGATGGAgcaataaatcataataattttgatcattaCCAAAAGATATTTGCTACTGACCGATTAAATCCAAATAATTGTCCTTTGAAAGGCACATTCTTCATTTCTCatgaatattgtaattataatatggtTCAAAGTTTAGCACATGATGGACATGAAATTGCTACTGAAACTATATC ATTACAAAAGGGATTAGAGGATAAAGGATATGAGGAATGGGTTGGAGAAATGATAGGAATGCGAGAAATACTTAAACACTTtagcaatatttcaataagtgAAATTGTAGGCATGAGAGCTCCTTATTTAAAACCAGGTCGAAATACTCAATACAAAGTAGTGGAAGattttggatatatatatgatagtaGTATTGGAATTTCTCCACTAAAAGTACCAATTTGGCCATATAcacttgattataaaattccaCATGAATGTAAAGCAGGCACATGTCCTACTAAATCATTTCCag gtGTATGGGAATTACCACTTAATGCACATTATGTTGAAAGTTACGAAGGAGGACATTGTCCTTACTTGGATCAATGTGTGCTTCATAATCATGATCCTGAAGAAGTTTTTGAATGGTTACAAGAAGATTTTAACCGTTATTATGAACAAAATAGAGCACCATATATGATGCCTTTTCATACTAATTGGTTTCAAATAAAGGAACTTGAACGTggattatcaaaatttcttgattGGGCAGTAACCTT ACCTGATGTATATTTCGTAACAGCCACTCAAGCATTAACATGGATAACTGATCCAAAACcaataaaatctttgaataattttgaaggaTGGTCAtgtaaaaggaaagaaaatcttCCTGGACCACCATGTAACAATCCAAATAAATGTGCTTTAGATTTCAAACCTACAGAATCAAATTTTACTACTACaag GTACCTAGAAACATGTAGGGAGTGTCCTAATAAATATCCCTGGTTAGGAGATTCTAAAGGAACtggattatataatgataattataatcctgaaaaaaaataa
- the LOC725881 gene encoding uncharacterized protein LOC725881: protein MEAKEENFSAQWALDLLEPTPLDRSNYIFKYYLAPIGGFTCIFAQVALNKIQRKPTYANKPYMLLGFLGGNLFGLFIHSIFEIKSARKDAMMRDYIIRHPEYFPKPEYKKYANILEPWTPCR from the exons ATGGAAGCgaaagaggaaaatttttctgcTCAATGGGCACTTGATCTTCTTGAACCTACACCATTAGATCGGtcaaactatatttttaaatattatttagcaCCAATTGGTGGATTTACGTGTATATTTGCACAAGTGGCgttaaacaaaattcaaagaaagcCTACATATGCCA atAAACCGTATATGTTACTTGGATTTTTGGGTGGTAATCTTTTTGGACTTTTCATACAtagtatatttgaaataaaatctgcAAGAAAAGATGCAATGATGAGAGATTACATAATACGTCATCCAGAATATTTTCCTAAAccag aatataaaaaatatgcaaatattcttGAGCCATGGACTCCATGTCGTTAA